The Hymenobacter sp. GOD-10R genome includes a window with the following:
- a CDS encoding YiiX family permuted papain-like enzyme codes for MRKRNFYWSLAGVVLLCAFVGGLSAGPNVPYFHRFERRVHHWLHRQKAEYASEQFVADLGSQLHNGDLIFQTSTSAQSQAIQLATHSAYSHCGVLFKKENKWYVFEAVQPVSETPLSAWIARGKEGHFAVKRLHDAAAVLTPTTLRHLREAGEQYRGKNYDLYFGWSDDRIYCSELLWKMYYQATKRKIGQLQNLRDFDLSHPAVQQKMRERYGSQVPLDEKVISPVQMFNSSELVTVVQR; via the coding sequence ATGCGCAAACGTAATTTCTATTGGAGCCTAGCTGGTGTTGTATTGCTCTGCGCGTTTGTAGGTGGATTGAGTGCTGGTCCCAACGTTCCTTACTTCCATCGTTTCGAGAGGCGTGTACATCACTGGCTCCACCGCCAAAAGGCAGAGTATGCTTCCGAACAATTTGTTGCGGACCTAGGAAGTCAGTTGCACAATGGAGATTTGATTTTTCAAACTTCCACATCAGCTCAGAGCCAAGCCATTCAACTCGCTACCCACTCTGCTTATAGCCATTGTGGCGTCTTATTCAAAAAGGAGAATAAGTGGTATGTATTTGAAGCCGTGCAGCCAGTAAGCGAGACTCCGTTATCAGCCTGGATTGCCCGAGGCAAAGAGGGACACTTTGCAGTAAAGCGCCTGCATGATGCGGCTGCCGTGCTGACGCCTACTACCCTACGGCACCTCAGAGAAGCAGGCGAGCAATACCGTGGCAAGAACTACGATCTATACTTTGGCTGGTCCGACGATCGTATCTACTGCTCAGAACTGCTGTGGAAAATGTACTACCAAGCCACAAAGCGCAAAATAGGCCAGCTTCAAAACTTACGAGACTTTGACTTGAGCCATCCGGCCGTACAACAAAAGATGCGCGAGCGGTACGGCAGCCAGGTACCGCTCGATGAAAAAGTTATTTCGCCCGTGCAGATGTTTAATAGCTCGGAACTAGTGACAGTGGTACAACGCTGA